A genomic window from Fibrobacterota bacterium includes:
- the bcp gene encoding thioredoxin-dependent thiol peroxidase, translating to MSSPEIGSVAPAFRIPNQDEVLVDSATLAGKWVVLYFYPKDLTPGCTTEACDFRDRFERLTKAGAVVLGVSKDSAKSHRNFREKKSLPFDLLADVDGTLCQAYGIWKMKKFMGREFLGIVRSTFLIGPDGKVRRVWSPVSVKGHVDEVLAAIKE from the coding sequence ATGTCCAGCCCTGAAATCGGATCCGTCGCACCGGCCTTCCGCATCCCCAACCAGGACGAGGTCCTGGTGGATTCGGCCACGCTGGCCGGAAAATGGGTGGTCCTCTACTTCTACCCCAAGGACCTGACGCCTGGTTGCACCACCGAGGCTTGCGACTTCCGGGATCGGTTCGAGCGTCTGACCAAGGCGGGGGCGGTCGTGCTGGGGGTCTCCAAGGACTCGGCCAAGAGCCATCGCAACTTCCGCGAAAAAAAGAGCCTTCCGTTCGATCTTTTGGCCGACGTCGACGGCACGCTCTGCCAAGCCTACGGAATCTGGAAGATGAAGAAGTTCATGGGACGCGAGTTCCTGGGAATCGTCCGATCGACATTCCTGATCGGACCGGACGGGAAAGTGCGTCGTGTCTGGTCGCCGGTTTCCGTCAAGGGACACGTGGACGAAGTGCTCGCGGCCATCAAGGAATAA
- a CDS encoding VanZ family protein, translating into MQIALTMKEQIETWFWRAVALGGATMQLWGSSKTGDEVSITAPWDKVVHGAAFGVLAYVCCLGAGRWKDKAFWMVPLGIALFAGTDEWHQSFIAGRSASWDDLAVDLVGCALAVLGWSRARAQERIRSHP; encoded by the coding sequence ATGCAAATTGCCCTGACCATGAAGGAACAGATCGAGACCTGGTTTTGGCGCGCCGTCGCCCTCGGTGGAGCCACCATGCAGCTTTGGGGGTCTTCCAAAACGGGCGACGAGGTCAGCATCACCGCTCCGTGGGACAAGGTGGTCCATGGAGCGGCCTTTGGGGTGCTGGCGTACGTGTGCTGCCTAGGCGCAGGCAGATGGAAGGACAAGGCGTTCTGGATGGTGCCGCTGGGAATCGCCCTGTTTGCGGGGACGGACGAATGGCACCAGTCGTTCATCGCCGGGCGGTCGGCAAGCTGGGACGACTTGGCGGTGGATCTGGTTGGATGCGCTCTCGCCGTTTTAGGCTGGAGTCGCGCCCGGGCCCAGGAACGGATCAGGTCGCATCCTTGA
- a CDS encoding STAS domain-containing protein, whose protein sequence is MATLTFRRVHSWNILSLVGEIQTFADAATLRSVLFDRLAREESHLALDLSELVYIGSSGIGVMAQVQQDLEKKGRSLVLIGANMAVRHLLEIVSLDRVVLFVDNVEGLKSLPA, encoded by the coding sequence ATGGCCACTCTTACGTTTCGTCGGGTTCATTCCTGGAACATCTTGAGTCTCGTCGGGGAGATCCAAACCTTCGCGGATGCGGCAACACTCCGATCGGTGCTGTTCGATCGATTGGCCCGCGAAGAGTCGCATCTGGCTCTGGACCTTTCGGAGCTTGTCTACATCGGATCCAGCGGGATCGGGGTGATGGCGCAGGTGCAGCAGGACCTGGAGAAGAAGGGCCGCAGCCTCGTTTTGATCGGTGCCAACATGGCGGTACGACATCTTCTGGAGATCGTGAGCCTGGATCGGGTGGTGCTGTTCGTGGACAACGTGGAGGGGCTCAAGTCGCTTCCCGCCTGA
- a CDS encoding M3 family oligoendopeptidase, translating into MLETASHPITAQDSALGVRWDLSSLYLGPDDPRLDADFKRVLADTKIFSDRWKGRLSGLAPAEVADLLEDHERLSTALWQVGSWTSLAYAADARNEAIGAAQARSRELASQCDAATSFLQVEIAAVEDAVVESWWVEPRAKRLERWVREVRKYRDHILSEPEERLSSRKDLTGRAATAQLFDDLTNSLSFPFDDGAGMRDRTGAEMLAFSRHLDPAMRKAAHEAFLAVFEKNGLVLAHVLNTLALDHQVDCEMRKYPHPMARTHMGNSLPDDVVETMMRVTRENYHVAQRFWRAKAKLLGLPRLANTDLYAPITPSDAQYSWQESVGHVLAAYEAFSPELANLARDFVDKGWIDAEVRVGKDDGAFCSGTWPGHHPYILLNYTGQIRDVFTLAHELGHGVHYRRSSGQPLFFYDAPLVLAETASVFGEMLLNRRLLSQETDPVRRRSLLCSRIEDALSTAYRQNVLTEFELSVHTGRKDGQLSRDEICKKWWEANAALYGEAVEMNPAYRWGWSYIPHFIHTRFYCYAYTFGQLLVLGLYQRWVEEGDAFVPRFLELLAKGGSEDPADACAAVGIKLDEDFWRAGNRAIESLVEEFEAAVG; encoded by the coding sequence ATGCTGGAAACCGCCTCCCATCCGATCACCGCCCAAGATTCCGCCCTCGGAGTGCGTTGGGACCTCTCTTCCCTGTATCTGGGACCGGACGATCCTCGTCTGGATGCCGACTTCAAGCGAGTCCTGGCCGACACCAAGATCTTTTCGGATCGATGGAAGGGACGGCTGTCCGGCCTTGCACCCGCCGAGGTGGCCGACCTCCTGGAAGACCACGAACGCCTTTCCACGGCGTTGTGGCAGGTGGGGTCGTGGACTTCGCTGGCCTACGCCGCCGATGCCCGCAACGAAGCGATCGGAGCCGCCCAGGCGCGCTCCCGCGAGCTGGCCTCGCAATGCGACGCCGCCACGTCCTTCTTGCAGGTGGAGATCGCCGCGGTGGAAGATGCCGTGGTGGAATCGTGGTGGGTGGAGCCGCGCGCCAAGCGTCTGGAGCGTTGGGTGCGCGAGGTGCGCAAGTACCGCGACCATATTCTGTCCGAGCCGGAAGAGCGGCTGTCCAGCCGCAAGGACCTGACGGGAAGGGCCGCCACCGCCCAATTGTTCGATGATCTCACCAACTCGCTTTCGTTTCCCTTCGACGATGGCGCCGGGATGCGCGATCGCACGGGTGCGGAGATGCTGGCGTTCAGCCGCCACCTGGATCCGGCCATGCGCAAGGCCGCGCACGAAGCGTTTCTCGCCGTGTTCGAAAAAAACGGCCTGGTGCTCGCCCACGTGCTGAACACCTTGGCCTTGGACCACCAGGTGGATTGCGAGATGCGCAAGTACCCGCACCCCATGGCCCGCACGCACATGGGCAATTCGCTTCCCGACGACGTCGTGGAAACGATGATGCGCGTGACCCGCGAGAACTACCACGTGGCCCAGCGTTTTTGGCGGGCCAAGGCGAAACTGTTGGGGCTCCCGCGGCTGGCCAACACGGATCTGTACGCACCCATCACTCCCTCGGATGCCCAGTATTCCTGGCAGGAGTCGGTGGGGCATGTGCTGGCTGCCTACGAGGCTTTTTCTCCGGAACTGGCGAATCTCGCCCGCGATTTCGTGGACAAGGGCTGGATTGATGCCGAGGTCCGCGTGGGCAAGGACGACGGAGCCTTCTGCTCCGGCACCTGGCCGGGCCACCACCCGTACATTCTGCTCAACTACACCGGGCAGATCCGCGACGTGTTCACCCTTGCCCACGAGCTGGGTCATGGCGTGCATTACCGGCGCTCCAGCGGCCAGCCGTTGTTCTTCTACGATGCGCCGCTGGTTCTGGCCGAGACCGCCTCCGTGTTCGGCGAGATGCTCCTCAACCGCAGGCTCCTTTCGCAGGAGACAGATCCTGTCCGGCGCCGTTCGCTCCTGTGCTCGCGCATCGAAGACGCGCTGTCCACCGCCTATCGCCAGAACGTGCTCACGGAGTTCGAACTGTCCGTTCACACCGGTCGCAAGGATGGACAGTTGTCCCGCGACGAGATCTGCAAGAAATGGTGGGAAGCCAACGCGGCCCTCTACGGCGAGGCGGTGGAGATGAATCCCGCCTACCGCTGGGGCTGGAGCTACATCCCGCACTTCATCCACACGCGCTTCTACTGCTACGCGTACACCTTCGGACAACTTCTGGTGCTGGGACTGTACCAGCGCTGGGTGGAGGAAGGCGACGCCTTCGTGCCGCGCTTTTTGGAGCTTCTGGCCAAAGGCGGATCGGAAGATCCCGCCGACGCCTGCGCGGCCGTGGGGATCAAGCTGGACGAAGATTTTTGGCGCGCGGGCAACCGGGCGATCGAATCCCTGGTGGAGGAGTTCGAAGCCGCGGTGGGGTAG
- a CDS encoding sigma-70 family RNA polymerase sigma factor, which yields MNASDWIRWVALAREGDKDAFHRLYSATRPRLHNAVAHLVDPGLASEIVQRAFVRAWERLSDLAEDAAFGGWLRRIAVNLVRDHWRREKLTVEVPDDDDPQALADSQPDPEALWESHWEALQLRQAISELPPAFREAVVLHYLDDLPVEEVSRILDVPRGTVLSRLSRGRARLRLSLAAIREVTR from the coding sequence TTGAACGCCTCCGACTGGATCCGATGGGTCGCGCTGGCTCGCGAAGGCGACAAGGACGCGTTCCATCGTCTGTATTCAGCCACGCGGCCCCGGCTTCACAACGCCGTGGCCCACCTGGTGGATCCCGGGCTCGCCTCGGAAATCGTGCAACGCGCCTTCGTGCGCGCCTGGGAACGACTTTCCGATCTGGCCGAGGATGCCGCCTTCGGAGGTTGGTTGCGACGCATCGCCGTGAACCTGGTACGCGACCACTGGCGACGCGAAAAGCTCACCGTGGAAGTTCCCGACGACGACGATCCGCAAGCCCTGGCCGATTCCCAGCCGGACCCGGAAGCCCTTTGGGAATCCCATTGGGAGGCGCTCCAGCTTCGCCAAGCGATTTCGGAACTTCCTCCGGCCTTCCGCGAAGCGGTGGTTCTCCATTACCTGGACGATCTTCCCGTGGAAGAAGTCTCCCGCATCCTGGACGTTCCCCGCGGAACCGTCCTTTCCCGGCTTTCCAGAGGTCGCGCCCGGCTCCGCCTGTCGCTGGCCGCCATTCGCGAGGTGACACGATGA
- a CDS encoding MATE family efflux transporter, which yields MAKHLRPLLSLAGPLILSSTSVTAMQVIDALVVTRHSAEAVAALGTSSMAVVLVQGLLFGTAGYCGTFAAHHQGAGDRPGIFRSAWLGIHVSWISGILGLILSIFLPEIFRWVGHGPDILEQEIVYTRICLAGSLFPVLSAALGGWLAGIGRTSLVTIVTLASFVVNALLAWMFVLGRLGAPAMGLAGAAWATLAAQAFATLLYGVIFARMGGLTKVHPKVTLAQMRHFIGLALPWGLRISGEVLAWTLFLVFMGRMGTVELAATTAAFRVNSIAFFPALGLAQATGILVGQARGAGRDQDVPAIGIQGLVLAEGWMLTMAAAFVFAGSWLAGWFMSPGPQGLAIVSLVVVSLRYVALYCLFDASNVLLSSVLSSTGDTRWVAKVFAIASAIFLVALWCNDHFSGGYHLAWILAVVFILGTATAWALRFSSGAWKSMAVLRESNLELARPGVMEPNRSPQEEP from the coding sequence ATGGCCAAGCACCTCCGTCCGCTGCTTTCGCTCGCGGGCCCGCTCATTTTGTCCTCCACTTCCGTCACCGCCATGCAGGTGATCGACGCGTTGGTCGTGACCCGCCATTCGGCCGAGGCCGTGGCGGCTTTGGGGACATCCTCCATGGCGGTGGTCCTGGTGCAAGGACTTCTCTTCGGTACGGCGGGATACTGCGGAACGTTCGCGGCCCACCACCAAGGCGCAGGCGACCGACCCGGGATTTTCCGCTCGGCTTGGCTTGGCATCCACGTGTCGTGGATTTCCGGGATCCTGGGCTTGATCCTGTCGATCTTCCTGCCCGAAATCTTCCGGTGGGTGGGGCACGGTCCGGACATCCTGGAGCAGGAAATCGTCTACACCCGCATTTGCCTGGCCGGATCGCTGTTTCCGGTTCTGTCGGCCGCGTTGGGAGGCTGGCTGGCTGGGATCGGGCGCACATCACTGGTCACGATCGTCACCCTGGCCAGCTTCGTGGTCAACGCCCTTCTCGCCTGGATGTTCGTGCTGGGAAGACTTGGCGCTCCTGCCATGGGCTTGGCGGGAGCCGCTTGGGCAACGCTGGCGGCCCAGGCCTTCGCGACGCTCCTTTACGGGGTGATCTTCGCCCGCATGGGCGGCCTGACCAAGGTGCACCCGAAGGTCACGCTGGCCCAGATGCGGCATTTCATCGGCTTGGCGCTACCCTGGGGGCTGCGCATTTCCGGCGAGGTTCTGGCCTGGACGTTGTTTCTGGTCTTCATGGGACGCATGGGCACCGTGGAACTGGCCGCCACCACGGCAGCGTTTCGCGTCAATTCCATCGCCTTCTTCCCGGCGCTGGGACTCGCCCAGGCAACGGGCATTCTCGTGGGGCAGGCTCGAGGCGCCGGAAGGGATCAGGACGTCCCCGCGATCGGAATCCAAGGGCTCGTGCTGGCCGAAGGCTGGATGCTGACCATGGCGGCGGCCTTCGTGTTCGCTGGATCCTGGCTGGCTGGCTGGTTCATGTCCCCAGGACCTCAGGGGCTTGCCATCGTTTCCCTGGTGGTGGTTTCGTTGCGCTACGTGGCCTTGTATTGCCTGTTCGACGCTTCCAACGTGTTGCTTTCCTCCGTTCTTTCTTCCACCGGCGATACGCGCTGGGTCGCCAAGGTCTTCGCCATCGCTTCAGCCATCTTCCTGGTGGCGTTGTGGTGCAACGACCATTTTTCCGGTGGCTACCACCTCGCTTGGATATTGGCGGTGGTGTTCATTTTGGGAACGGCCACGGCTTGGGCATTGCGATTTTCTTCCGGGGCATGGAAGTCAATGGCCGTTTTGCGGGAATCCAACCTTGAGCTTGCGCGTCCAGGGGTCATGGAGCCGAATCGCTCCCCTCAGGAGGAACCATGA
- a CDS encoding NADH-quinone oxidoreductase subunit C has product MSPVPSRNQCRGKAQSFEAIFAKVQVRFPLTQAGSAPNGARWIAVQPLEMLEVARFLKSDPDLSFDSLCCLTGVDLLKFPTDGKDAPPCTDLACVYDLASSKHGHEVCLKSSTSRECPEIPSVESVWGVASFFEREAFDLLGVSFPGHHDLRRILMPTDWIGYPLRKDYVYPETYGGVELKREGQTFESGPYK; this is encoded by the coding sequence ATGAGTCCAGTTCCGTCCAGGAACCAGTGTCGAGGGAAGGCCCAGAGCTTCGAGGCGATTTTCGCCAAGGTTCAAGTGCGCTTTCCATTGACCCAGGCTGGTTCAGCGCCCAACGGGGCCCGGTGGATCGCGGTGCAACCGCTCGAGATGCTCGAGGTTGCGCGCTTCCTGAAATCGGATCCCGATCTTTCCTTCGACTCCTTGTGTTGCCTGACCGGGGTCGATCTTCTCAAATTTCCGACGGACGGTAAAGACGCACCGCCTTGTACGGACCTGGCCTGCGTCTACGACCTTGCCTCGTCCAAGCACGGTCACGAAGTGTGCCTTAAATCGTCTACGTCTCGGGAATGCCCTGAGATTCCATCGGTCGAGTCGGTCTGGGGCGTGGCCTCCTTCTTTGAGAGGGAGGCTTTCGATCTCTTGGGGGTTTCCTTCCCAGGCCATCACGACCTTCGACGCATCCTGATGCCCACCGATTGGATCGGGTACCCGCTGCGCAAGGACTATGTCTATCCCGAAACCTATGGCGGGGTGGAGCTCAAGCGCGAGGGGCAAACCTTCGAATCGGGGCCGTACAAGTGA
- a CDS encoding NADH-quinone oxidoreductase subunit D, with product MEREGDFITLSMGPHHPATHGVLRLEVTTDGEVIAACKPDMGYLHRAIEKIGENLEWFQFVPYTDRVDYVCSMNSNHAWVLAVEALLATSEETKLQIPERAEYIRVLFAELNRISSHMVGLGSMTMDMGAFTPFIHALGQREHINDIFEKTCGARLTYNYMCVGGVNQDLHPGAEAEVRTFLDGLEVAMKDFNRLITTNNIFKGRLAGIAAISPEDALSYGLVGPNLRGSGVSFDLRRDRPYGIYDRFEFDIPVGRCYAGAKGKLGDCYDRYVVRLLEVLESIKICRQVLDQIPPASGVADDPVGGWCVAKAAQKALRKPPVGEIYFRCENPRGETGYRIVSDGTKIPYRIKIRTGSFTALSIFEKIVPGLMIADLVAVIGSFDIVLPEVDR from the coding sequence ATCGAACGCGAAGGCGATTTCATCACACTGAGCATGGGGCCGCACCATCCGGCCACCCACGGTGTGTTGCGTTTGGAAGTGACCACGGACGGCGAAGTGATCGCCGCTTGCAAGCCGGACATGGGGTACCTGCACCGGGCCATCGAGAAGATCGGCGAAAACCTGGAGTGGTTCCAGTTCGTGCCCTACACGGACCGCGTGGACTACGTGTGCTCCATGAACTCCAACCACGCCTGGGTGCTGGCCGTGGAAGCGTTGCTTGCCACCAGCGAAGAAACCAAGCTCCAGATTCCGGAACGAGCCGAATACATCCGTGTCTTGTTCGCCGAGCTCAACCGCATCTCCAGCCACATGGTCGGCTTGGGATCCATGACCATGGACATGGGCGCGTTCACCCCGTTCATCCATGCCCTGGGGCAGCGCGAACACATCAACGACATCTTCGAGAAGACCTGCGGAGCGCGCCTCACCTACAACTACATGTGTGTGGGCGGCGTGAACCAGGATCTCCATCCTGGTGCGGAAGCCGAAGTGCGCACCTTCCTGGACGGCCTGGAAGTGGCGATGAAGGACTTCAACCGTCTCATCACCACCAACAACATCTTCAAGGGACGCTTGGCCGGAATCGCCGCCATCAGCCCTGAAGACGCCCTCTCCTACGGTTTGGTGGGGCCCAATCTGCGCGGTTCGGGAGTCTCGTTCGATCTGCGTCGCGACCGACCCTACGGCATCTACGATCGGTTCGAGTTCGACATTCCCGTGGGGCGTTGCTACGCGGGCGCCAAGGGCAAACTCGGCGATTGCTACGACCGTTACGTGGTGCGCTTGCTGGAAGTCCTGGAGTCCATCAAGATCTGTCGCCAGGTCCTGGACCAGATCCCGCCGGCGTCCGGCGTGGCGGACGATCCGGTGGGTGGATGGTGCGTGGCCAAGGCGGCCCAAAAAGCCCTTCGCAAGCCGCCCGTGGGCGAGATCTACTTCCGTTGCGAGAACCCTCGCGGCGAAACGGGCTACCGCATCGTCTCCGACGGCACCAAGATTCCCTACCGCATCAAGATCCGCACCGGATCCTTCACGGCGCTTTCCATCTTCGAGAAGATCGTTCCCGGCCTCATGATCGCTGATCTGGTCGCCGTGATCGGCTCCTTCGACATCGTCCTTCCCGAGGTGGATCGATGA
- a CDS encoding NADH-quinone oxidoreductase subunit H: protein MTFSVGPVSDSIAQWIAGSGLPLEVAQIVAVLFVCAAPVLGIVFPIAGVAQYFERKIAGFAQRRKGPMVGATGVVDLVFDLALFFQPKWKRRATARRFERLPVISSVLGKARQWGLGSIAADGVKMFLKEDMAPSGADKLLFHGSTYLALTGAFLAFAVFPFSQWFHMGDPPVAALYLGAVTGLVAVSILKAGWSSNNKWSYFGGIRSVAMIVSYETPIALSIAAVCMWSGTMSLQGIIAGQYHAGWFSFTGWNLFQSPFLALLAGVYYIAALAECNRTPFDLSEGESELVGGFHTEYSGLRWGLFFIAEYADMILVGGLFATMFLGGYQSPIGEQWIVSLPPVAEALVHTAILVLKAVASVGVMMWIRWTLPRFRIDQVMRLSWTKLVPLALISLFGLALTQLLTARRTGVVEIAYGRYLSAPVVRPDLVAWAVSWAIAGGAMAVLVVLAKRYGAPPEPIEIRRLTGKVAP, encoded by the coding sequence ATGACATTTTCCGTCGGTCCAGTCTCCGATTCCATCGCCCAGTGGATCGCCGGTTCCGGCCTTCCCCTGGAAGTCGCCCAGATCGTCGCGGTCCTGTTCGTCTGTGCGGCCCCGGTGCTGGGGATCGTGTTTCCCATCGCGGGTGTGGCCCAGTACTTCGAGCGCAAGATCGCCGGCTTCGCCCAGCGCCGCAAGGGCCCCATGGTGGGCGCCACCGGCGTGGTGGATCTGGTGTTCGATCTGGCCTTGTTCTTCCAGCCCAAGTGGAAGCGTCGCGCCACGGCCCGCAGGTTCGAACGCCTGCCCGTGATTTCCAGCGTGTTGGGCAAGGCCCGCCAGTGGGGACTCGGCTCCATCGCCGCAGACGGTGTCAAGATGTTCCTCAAGGAGGACATGGCACCCTCCGGTGCGGACAAGCTTTTGTTCCATGGCTCCACGTATCTGGCCCTGACCGGAGCCTTCCTGGCCTTCGCGGTGTTCCCGTTCAGCCAGTGGTTCCACATGGGCGATCCCCCGGTGGCCGCCCTCTACCTGGGCGCGGTGACAGGACTTGTCGCGGTCTCCATCCTCAAGGCGGGCTGGAGTTCCAACAACAAGTGGTCGTATTTCGGCGGCATCCGTTCCGTGGCCATGATCGTCTCCTACGAGACGCCCATCGCGCTGTCCATCGCGGCGGTCTGCATGTGGTCGGGCACCATGAGCCTGCAAGGGATCATCGCGGGCCAGTACCACGCCGGATGGTTTTCGTTCACCGGCTGGAACCTCTTCCAGAGTCCGTTCCTGGCCTTGCTGGCCGGTGTCTACTACATCGCGGCGCTGGCCGAATGCAACCGCACCCCGTTCGATCTTTCCGAAGGCGAATCGGAGTTGGTGGGTGGATTCCACACCGAGTATTCCGGCTTGCGTTGGGGCTTGTTCTTCATCGCCGAATACGCCGACATGATCTTGGTGGGCGGTCTGTTCGCCACGATGTTCCTCGGCGGCTATCAATCTCCCATCGGCGAGCAGTGGATCGTGTCCCTGCCTCCGGTCGCGGAAGCCCTGGTGCACACGGCCATCCTGGTGCTCAAAGCCGTGGCTTCGGTCGGCGTCATGATGTGGATCCGCTGGACCTTGCCGCGCTTTCGCATCGACCAGGTCATGCGCCTTTCGTGGACCAAACTCGTGCCGCTGGCTTTGATTTCCCTGTTCGGTTTGGCGCTCACCCAGCTTCTGACGGCGCGTCGCACCGGAGTGGTGGAGATCGCTTACGGACGGTATTTGTCCGCTCCGGTGGTCCGGCCCGATCTGGTGGCGTGGGCTGTGTCGTGGGCGATCGCGGGTGGAGCCATGGCCGTGCTGGTGGTGCTGGCCAAGCGCTACGGAGCCCCTCCCGAGCCGATTGAAATCCGTCGTTTGACAGGCAAGGTGGCCCCATGA
- a CDS encoding NADH-quinone oxidoreductase subunit I yields MSILGWVREIVDGVESTTTGLGLTARFIWENVTDKEGQANAMTIDYPTQPAHIPDGFRGHLFNDVDRCTLCKSCSRACPIDCITMEGELNENSKFRISRYDIDLSKCIYCGLCTQVCPTDCLTMTKGYELDPKNLVNARGGKFLFRMRADQTKVKLDMLEVDRLNRLTAQDPSTRTEDDQQFMSRIEDLEKGQFLFARYGMGFYTPEEKAKADQARADKKKAREQAAAQAAQLAAEQAGQQSDKAPGTAQS; encoded by the coding sequence ATGAGCATTCTCGGCTGGGTTCGCGAGATCGTGGATGGAGTGGAATCCACCACCACGGGACTGGGGCTGACCGCCCGGTTCATCTGGGAAAACGTCACGGACAAAGAGGGTCAGGCCAACGCCATGACCATCGACTATCCCACCCAACCCGCGCACATTCCGGATGGATTCCGCGGGCATCTGTTCAACGACGTGGACCGTTGCACGCTGTGCAAGTCCTGTTCGCGGGCATGTCCCATCGATTGCATCACCATGGAAGGCGAGCTCAACGAGAACTCCAAGTTCCGCATCAGCCGCTACGACATCGACCTGTCCAAGTGCATCTATTGCGGGCTGTGCACGCAGGTGTGTCCCACCGACTGCCTGACCATGACCAAGGGCTACGAATTGGATCCCAAGAACCTGGTCAACGCCCGGGGCGGGAAGTTCCTGTTCCGCATGCGCGCCGACCAGACCAAGGTGAAGCTGGACATGCTGGAAGTGGATAGGCTCAACCGCCTGACCGCCCAGGATCCGTCCACCCGCACCGAAGACGATCAACAGTTCATGTCGCGCATCGAAGATCTGGAAAAGGGACAATTTCTGTTCGCCCGCTACGGAATGGGCTTCTACACTCCGGAAGAAAAGGCCAAGGCCGACCAGGCCCGCGCCGACAAGAAGAAGGCGCGCGAACAAGCGGCCGCGCAGGCCGCGCAACTGGCGGCCGAACAAGCCGGCCAACAATCGGACAAGGCTCCGGGAACGGCCCAGTCATGA
- a CDS encoding NADH-quinone oxidoreductase subunit J has product MNAATLLFWPVVAVALAGAAGAVFARNLVYAALSLGACLTGLAGLYLFLQAEYVAVIQMIVYVGGILILILFGVMFSRDVLGRSTPPSLGAKILGGLAAGAVLVSAGRLAWIISRLPGTGLAATRSPTQTWEGQIASNSQNHLGELLLNGWLAPFLVVAMLLTVVLVAALGLVRKDAM; this is encoded by the coding sequence ATGAACGCAGCGACCCTGCTCTTTTGGCCCGTCGTGGCCGTCGCCTTGGCAGGTGCGGCGGGTGCCGTTTTCGCACGCAACCTCGTGTACGCGGCACTTTCGCTGGGAGCTTGCCTCACCGGATTGGCAGGGCTCTATCTGTTCCTGCAGGCGGAATATGTCGCGGTCATCCAGATGATCGTGTACGTGGGCGGGATCCTGATCCTGATCCTGTTCGGAGTGATGTTCAGCCGCGATGTGTTGGGTCGCAGCACCCCTCCCTCATTGGGCGCCAAGATCCTGGGCGGACTGGCCGCCGGAGCGGTGCTGGTTTCGGCTGGCCGATTGGCCTGGATCATCTCCCGGCTTCCCGGCACTGGCCTTGCCGCGACACGCTCACCCACCCAAACCTGGGAAGGGCAGATCGCCTCCAATTCGCAAAACCACTTAGGGGAACTTCTCCTCAATGGCTGGCTGGCTCCCTTTCTGGTGGTGGCGATGCTTCTGACCGTGGTGTTGGTCGCGGCCTTGGGACTTGTGCGAAAGGATGCGATGTGA
- the nuoK gene encoding NADH-quinone oxidoreductase subunit NuoK yields MLAGPDRLLPYLAVSAILFSLGALACAIRRNAVGYLMGVELMLNAANLNFVAYGRFRGSEAAAQGQVATLFVIALAAAEAAVALGLVFAVFRTFRDVDLEKVRTLHGD; encoded by the coding sequence CTGCTCGCGGGGCCCGACCGGCTCCTTCCGTATCTGGCCGTGTCCGCCATCTTGTTCTCCCTCGGGGCTCTCGCCTGCGCCATCCGGCGCAACGCGGTGGGATACCTGATGGGGGTCGAGCTGATGCTCAACGCCGCGAACCTGAATTTTGTCGCCTATGGTCGGTTTCGCGGGAGCGAAGCCGCCGCCCAGGGGCAGGTCGCCACACTTTTCGTGATCGCGCTCGCCGCCGCCGAGGCCGCCGTGGCCTTGGGGCTCGTGTTCGCGGTCTTCCGCACCTTCCGCGATGTGGACCTGGAAAAGGTCCGCACCTTGCACGGAGACTGA